From the genome of Pseudomonas putida:
AGCGGGTTTACCCGCGAAGAACACACCGCGGTGGATGGCACCGGCGGGGCCGGTGTTCGCGGGTAAACCCGCTCCTACACAGGTCATATCAGCTCAACTTCACCACGAAACACCCTGAAATCGAGCGTTTCAGCGCCTTCGAGCCAGAACCTGTCACGTAACTGCCACACACAATTTCTAGCTTTCGCAGCCATTCCCGGGATCACACCGGGCCACTGCAAGCGAGGATTTCAAGGTGGCAATGCCGTTTCGTCACATCCGCAATGCCGGATTCAGGGTCAGCCTGCTGACCGTCGCCATCACTGCCGCCCCCGCCTGGGGCCAGGAAGAGACGGTGGAGCGGGTCGAGGTGATCGGTCAGGCCGCCAGCATCGACAAGGCGCTGCAGGAGCAGAAGCGTTCCGACAATATCGAGAGCGTGGTGCATGCCGACGGCGTTGGCCAATTGCCCGATGACAACGCCGCCGAAGCCCTGCAGCGAATTCCAGGTGTGTCGGTGGAGCGCGACCAGGGCGAGGGGCGTTTCGTCAGCGTGCGTGGCATCGCCCCGGACCTCAATAGCGTGACCATCAACGGCACCCTGGTGCCGGCCCCCGAAGGCGATCGCCGCGCCGTCGCCCTCGATGTGCTGCCGGCCGAGCTGGTGCAGTCGCTGTCGGTGGTCAAGAGCCTGACCCCGGACATGGACGCCAACTCCCTGGGCGGCACCATCGAGGTCGAAAGCCTGTCGGCCTTCGACCATGACGGGCTGTTCTACACCCTCAGCGGCGAAGCCAGCCACGACACCAACGTCGATCGCAACAGCCCGAAGTTTTCCGGTGCGGTCAGCGACCGCTTCAGCCTGGGTGATGGCATCGATAACTTCGGTGTGGCCGCAGCGTTCAGCTGGCAGAAGCGCAAGTTCGGCTCGGACAACGTCGAAACCGGTGGCAACTGGGACTTCGGCGACGGCGCCCGGCTCGAGGAAGTCGAGGCACGCGACTACGAAATCACCCGCGAGCGCACCGGTCTGGGGCTCAACTTCGATTACCAGCCCGACGATTTCTCCAACTATTACCTGCGCACCCTCTACAGCAGGTTCAAGGACACCGAAACGCGTAACGCCATGGGCCTGGAGTTCGCCGACCCCCAGGCCTCCGGCGCGCGGGGCGAGGCCGAAGGCTGGCGCGATATCAAGTCGCGTGAGGACACCCAGGAGATCCAGTCCTACGTGCTGGGTGGCGAACGCATCATCGACCAGTGGACCGTCAGCGCCCAGGCCGGCTACAGCCAGGCCACCGAGCACGACCCAGGCGGTATCGCCGGCGCCAAGTTCGTCGGCGACTTCGACGACGTCGGTTTCGACGGCACGCGCAAGCCAACGCTCAGCGTGGGCAGCGACTTCTACGACCCGACGCGTTTCACCCTCGACGAAGTGGAGTGGGAGAAGGTCGATGGCAAGGACCAGGAAAAGAACATCCGCCTGGACCTGGCCCGCGACTACGAGTGGCAAGGCAATGCCTCGCAAGTGAAGTTCGGCGGCAAGGTCAGCCGCCGCGACAAGACCAGCGACACCGAGACCTGGGTCTTTGATGACTTCGATGACATCAGCCTGGTCGACTACCAGAGCGGCAGTGTCGACTATGCCCTGGGGCATTACGGCAACGGCATCAGTGCCAGCGCGATCAAGGGCTTGATCGGCGGCCTCGACAAGGCAGCGTTCTACGACGAGGAAGCATCGCGCATTAACGACTTCGACATGAGCGAGGACATCAACGCCGCCTACCTGATGAACACCCTGGACATCGGCGACTGGCGCCTGATCGCCGGCCTGCGCTACGAGGGCACCGAGTTCTCGGCCAACGGGACCGGCCTGCGCGATGGCGTGTACGAGGGCATCAGCAGCAACAACCGCTACGACCACTGGCTGCCAGGCCTGCACGCACGCTATCAGCTGACGCCGGCAACGGCGGTCCGTGCAGCCTGGACCAATACCGTGGTGCGCCCGACCTTCGGCCAGCTGGCGCCGGGCTTCGTCATCGACGACACCGATGCCTCGTTCGGCAACCCCGAGCTCAAGCCGCTGGAGTCGATGAACCTGGATCTGGGGATCGAGCACTACATGGGCCGTGCCGGCGTGGCCTCGGCGTTCCTGTTCTACAAGGACATCGACCACTTCATCTACAGCACCGACCTGGCCGGCAGCGGCCAATGGGTCGACTTCGACGAGGCGCTGACCTACGAGAACGGCGATGGCGCCAAGCTGTACGGCCTGGAGCTTGCCTACTCGCAGACGTTCGACTGGCTGCCGGCGCCCTGGAACGGCGTGCTGGTGGGCGCCAACCTGACCTTGAGCAAGTCCGACGCAACCCTGAAGGGGCCGGGCGGCAAGCGCGACATCGACCTGCCCAACCAGTCCGACACCGTCGGCAACTTCATGGTCGGCTGGGAAAACGACCGCTTCAACATGCGCCTGGCCGCCAACTACAAGTCCGGCTACCTGCTGGAGGTCGGCGCCATCGACGACAAGGCGCATGACCAGTACGTCGATGATTCGCTGCACGTCGACTTCAAGGCCGGGTACTTCATCACCCCCGAACTGCAGGTGACCTTCGAGGCGCAGAACATCACCGACGAGTCCTACTACGTCTACACCGGCAGCCACCGCTACAACGCCCAGTACGAAGAGTACGGCCCGACCTACAAGCTCGGCCTGACCCTTACTCACTTCTGATCCATCGTCTTCAGGGATAGAGCCTGACCATGCGTATGTTTACCTTGTCCATGCTGGGGCTGTGCGTCGCCCTGGCGCAAAGTAGCGCCCAGGCGGCGCCGAGCCTCACCTTGCAAGCGGGGGTGACCGATAGTCCATCCTCCCAGTGGCTGGCGCCACTGCCTTTCATCGAGCATGCCGAACGCGTGCAACTGGCGGCCAAGGCGTTGCAGTTGGTCGATCACCAGGGCCGTGTGCTGAGCGAGCTGGCCGGTCGTTTCGAGGCCCTCGACCATCGAAGCGACGACAGCGGATTGCTGGTCGCCACGCTCGACAAGCGCCGCCAGCAGGCGCTGCTGGCCCGGCTCGACGCAGGCGGCCAGTGGCGTGCGCCGCTGTACCTGCCGAAAACCCGCTACGCCGTCGAGGGCCTGTGCCTGTACCGCGACAGCGCCCGTAACGATTTCCTGTTCCTGGTCGGCGAGGCGGGCATCGGCGAGCAGTGGCTGGTGGCCCAGGCAGGCCATCCATTGCCCGAGGCACGTCAGGTAAGGGCCCTGAGCCTGCCGCCGCAAAGCGCGTTCTGCCAGGTCGACGACAGCACCCACAGCCTGTACGTGAACGAAGAAAACGTCGGCCTGTGGCGCTACGAGGCGGGTTCCGAGGCACCCTTGGTACGTGAACCTGTGGACCTGCGCGCACCCTTCGGCAGCCTGGCCAAGGCCGCAGCCGGCATGGCCGTGGTACCGGGTGGGTTGTTGGCGCTGGACCCTGGCGCCGGCACTCTGCACCTTTACCAACGCAGCGACGCCCGGTGGCAGCGCGCGGGCAAGTTGGCGTTGCCAGGGCTGGACGAGCCGGAGCAGGTCAGTGCCCGCGTGGCCGAGAAGGGCGTGGATCTGCTGCTGGTCGATGATCAGGGCACCCATCGAGCGCGACTGGGCTGGTTGCCCAGCGTTCCGCCCACGCCTGAGTCCCCGGTTCAACTGAGTGCGCGCGTGCAGACCGATGGCGTGCCGAGCCTGGGGGATGCCGCCGATGACCCGGCCATCTGGGTGCACCCGAGCGAACCTGGGCGCAGCCGCGTGCTGGGCACGGACAAGAAGGGCGGTTTGCTCGCCTATGACCTGCAAGGCAAGCAGTTGCAAGACCTGCGTGTCGGCCGTCTGAACAACGTCGATGTGCGCAGCGGCTTTCAGTTGGGCGAGCGCAAGGTCGACCTGGCGGTCGCCAGCAACCGCGACCACAACACCCTGCACCTGTTCGCTATCGATCCGGCCAATGGCGAACTCAGCGACATCGGCCAGGTGCAGACGCCGCTCAAGGAAATCTACGGTCTTTGTCTGTTCAAGGAAGCCAAGGGCGCGATCCATGCGATCGCCAACGACAAGGATGGGCGCTTCGTGCAGTACCGCCTTGACGGCCATGGCGGCAAGGCCGCTGGCGAATTGGTACGCAGCTTCAGCACCCGCACCCAGTCCGAAGGCTGTGTCGCCGACGACCGCAATCAACGCCTGTTCGTGGCCGAGGAAGACATGGCTGTGTGGACCCTGGACGCCCGCGCCGAGGGTCCGGCGCAACTGCAACAGGTGATCGCCGTAGGCGGGCCGGTCAAGGACGACATCGAAGGCCTGGCGCTCTACCACGGCGCCAAGCGCGATTATCTGGTGATTTCCAGCCAGGGCAACGACCGCTACGTGGTGGTCGAGGCCCAGGCGCCGTATCGCCTGCGCGGCAGCTTCCAGGTCGGCCTGGATGCGGCGCGAGGCATCGACGGCGCCTCGGAAACCGATGGCCTGGAGGTGACCTCGGCCAACCTCGGCGGGCCATGGGCCCAGGGAATGCTGGTGGTGCAGGACGGGCGCAAGCGCATGCCCGAGGGCAACCAGAACTACAAGTACGTGCCTTGGGCCGATATCGCCAGGGCGCTGAAGCTCGACTGACCTGAACCTGCATGACAGCGCCGTCACAGAAAAAACGGCGCTGTCATGCAGACGCAACCTCGCTGCCATTGACTATGCAATCGATGGCAGCACCGACCAGAAGGATACCAATCGATGCAAACCCCAACCCCGCTCGAACACTCCACCGTCTGGGGCCTGATCAGCGATGCCGGCCTGGTGGTCCAGGCCGTGATGCTGTGCCTGGTATTGGCCTCGTTGATCAGCTGGTACCTCATCGTGCAGCGCGGCACCGCGTTGCGCCGTGCCGACGCCCACAGCCGGACGTTCCTGCGCCAGTTCCGAGGCACCGAAGTCGGACAGCTCTACCAGGCGATCAAGAGCCAACCAGCGCCATCTCACGCCGGGCTGCAACAGCTGTTCATCGCCGGTTACCAAAGCTTCCAGCAACTGCAGCCAGGCCAGCAGCCGGACAGCGTGCTCGAAGGCGTCGAGCGCAGCCTGTTGGTGGCGATAGCCGAGCAGGAAGAGCGCCTGGAAAAGGGTTTGTCGTTTCTTGCCACGGTCGGCTCGGTGAGCCCCTACATCGGCCTGTTCGGAACGGTCTGGGGGATCATGAACGCGTTCCTTGGCCTGTCCCAGGTGCAGCAGGCGACCCTGTCCACCGTCGCCCCCGGCATCGCCGAGGCATTGATCGCCACTGCCATCGGCCTGTTCGCGGCGATCCCGGCGGTGATGGCCTACAACCGACTCTCGGCGCGTAGCCAGGCGTTGCTGACTCGCTACTACGCGTTCGGCAACGAGTTGCAGGGCCGCCTGCAACGTCGCCTGCAAGGCACCAATCCGGCACTGGCCGCGGCGGCCTGAGGAGAACGCAGATGCTGGTCAAACCCGTCCGCAAGCATGGCCTGAAGGCTGAAATGAACGTGGTGCCGTACATCGACGTGATGCTGGTGCTGCTGGTTATCTTCATGGTGACTGCGCCGATGCTGGTGCAGGGCGTGCAGATCGAACTGCCCAAGGTGGCGGCCGAGGCGCTGCCGACGCCGAACCAGCAGCGTATCGTCACGCTGTCGGTGAAGGCCGACGGCAGCTACTACTGGAACCTCGGCAGCGAAGTCGATACCACCGCGCAAACCGACAGCGCCGTGGACACCGC
Proteins encoded in this window:
- the tolQ gene encoding protein TolQ, which gives rise to MQTPTPLEHSTVWGLISDAGLVVQAVMLCLVLASLISWYLIVQRGTALRRADAHSRTFLRQFRGTEVGQLYQAIKSQPAPSHAGLQQLFIAGYQSFQQLQPGQQPDSVLEGVERSLLVAIAEQEERLEKGLSFLATVGSVSPYIGLFGTVWGIMNAFLGLSQVQQATLSTVAPGIAEALIATAIGLFAAIPAVMAYNRLSARSQALLTRYYAFGNELQGRLQRRLQGTNPALAAAA
- the tolR gene encoding protein TolR encodes the protein MLVKPVRKHGLKAEMNVVPYIDVMLVLLVIFMVTAPMLVQGVQIELPKVAAEALPTPNQQRIVTLSVKADGSYYWNLGSEVDTTAQTDSAVDTAQMRERIAAIVAEDPQTQVYLRADQNTDYAAVVAGIAELQRGGVSRLGLITEAP
- a CDS encoding TonB-dependent receptor, with product MPFRHIRNAGFRVSLLTVAITAAPAWGQEETVERVEVIGQAASIDKALQEQKRSDNIESVVHADGVGQLPDDNAAEALQRIPGVSVERDQGEGRFVSVRGIAPDLNSVTINGTLVPAPEGDRRAVALDVLPAELVQSLSVVKSLTPDMDANSLGGTIEVESLSAFDHDGLFYTLSGEASHDTNVDRNSPKFSGAVSDRFSLGDGIDNFGVAAAFSWQKRKFGSDNVETGGNWDFGDGARLEEVEARDYEITRERTGLGLNFDYQPDDFSNYYLRTLYSRFKDTETRNAMGLEFADPQASGARGEAEGWRDIKSREDTQEIQSYVLGGERIIDQWTVSAQAGYSQATEHDPGGIAGAKFVGDFDDVGFDGTRKPTLSVGSDFYDPTRFTLDEVEWEKVDGKDQEKNIRLDLARDYEWQGNASQVKFGGKVSRRDKTSDTETWVFDDFDDISLVDYQSGSVDYALGHYGNGISASAIKGLIGGLDKAAFYDEEASRINDFDMSEDINAAYLMNTLDIGDWRLIAGLRYEGTEFSANGTGLRDGVYEGISSNNRYDHWLPGLHARYQLTPATAVRAAWTNTVVRPTFGQLAPGFVIDDTDASFGNPELKPLESMNLDLGIEHYMGRAGVASAFLFYKDIDHFIYSTDLAGSGQWVDFDEALTYENGDGAKLYGLELAYSQTFDWLPAPWNGVLVGANLTLSKSDATLKGPGGKRDIDLPNQSDTVGNFMVGWENDRFNMRLAANYKSGYLLEVGAIDDKAHDQYVDDSLHVDFKAGYFITPELQVTFEAQNITDESYYVYTGSHRYNAQYEEYGPTYKLGLTLTHF
- a CDS encoding phytase translates to MRMFTLSMLGLCVALAQSSAQAAPSLTLQAGVTDSPSSQWLAPLPFIEHAERVQLAAKALQLVDHQGRVLSELAGRFEALDHRSDDSGLLVATLDKRRQQALLARLDAGGQWRAPLYLPKTRYAVEGLCLYRDSARNDFLFLVGEAGIGEQWLVAQAGHPLPEARQVRALSLPPQSAFCQVDDSTHSLYVNEENVGLWRYEAGSEAPLVREPVDLRAPFGSLAKAAAGMAVVPGGLLALDPGAGTLHLYQRSDARWQRAGKLALPGLDEPEQVSARVAEKGVDLLLVDDQGTHRARLGWLPSVPPTPESPVQLSARVQTDGVPSLGDAADDPAIWVHPSEPGRSRVLGTDKKGGLLAYDLQGKQLQDLRVGRLNNVDVRSGFQLGERKVDLAVASNRDHNTLHLFAIDPANGELSDIGQVQTPLKEIYGLCLFKEAKGAIHAIANDKDGRFVQYRLDGHGGKAAGELVRSFSTRTQSEGCVADDRNQRLFVAEEDMAVWTLDARAEGPAQLQQVIAVGGPVKDDIEGLALYHGAKRDYLVISSQGNDRYVVVEAQAPYRLRGSFQVGLDAARGIDGASETDGLEVTSANLGGPWAQGMLVVQDGRKRMPEGNQNYKYVPWADIARALKLD